A genomic segment from Cinclus cinclus chromosome 11, bCinCin1.1, whole genome shotgun sequence encodes:
- the HSF4 gene encoding heat shock factor protein 4 has translation MQDSPSSLVMDGYSSNVPAFLTKLWTLVEDPETNHLICWSSNGTSFHVFDQGRFAKEVLPKYFKHNNMASFVRQLNMYGFRKVVNIEQGGLVKPERDDTEFQHLCFLQGHEHLLEHIKRKVSVVKSEETKMRQEDLSRLLYEVQILRSQQENMECQVQDMKQQNEVLWREVVSLRQNHSQQQKVINKLIQFLFGQLQSSPSSTGIKRKLPLMLDNGISAPPVSKFSRHLSADPLHDPYFIQSPSTEPASCLNSPAITGGPIISDVTEASPSNIMNMQSPPENDREKCLMLIKEEPASPGVKASVEPEVPLPGCRACSEPPVLPVAMVQSVLEGKGSCGAVPPGTSQPPERRGRRALLDRTDISDPLEGTDWSLEGLQLLLRSQQYSLEPASLLDVFNPNLSLSEWNLTEMEASLSPMQRLTVDLEKSATELPPKVFNPPFNNTCPGKDVIPESAQQFLLDRQSIFGNDLISLPENSSLYVPSENIASYMSSVGVQGDIPLNLSSSMDNSQ, from the exons ATGCAGGATTCACCCAGCTCTCTGGTGATGGATGGATACTCCAGCAATGTCCCAGCCTTCCTAACAAAACTCTGGACGCTGGTGGAAGACCCTGAAACAAACCATCTCATCTGCTGGAGTTCT AATGGCACCAGCTTCCATGTGTTTGACCAAGGCCGCTTTGCCAAAGAGGTGCTGCCCAAGTATTTCAAGCACAACAATATGGCCAGCTTCGTCCGGCAGCTGAACATGT ATGGCTTCAGGAAGGTGGTGAACATCGAGCAGGGAGGGCTTGTCAAGCCTGAGCGGGACGACACTGAGTTCCAGcacctctgcttcctgcagggcCACGAGCACCTCCTGGAGCACATCAAGAGGAAG GTGTCAGTAGTGAAAAGTGAGGAGACCAAGATGCGCCAGGAGGACCTCAGCAGGTTGCTATACGAGGTACAAATACTGAGAAGTCAGCAGGAGAACATGGAGTGTCAAGTGCAGGACATGAAGCA GCAAAATGAAGTTCTTTGGCGGGAAGTTGTTTCTCTCCGGCAGAACCACTCACAGCAACAGAAAGTCATCAACAAG CTGATTCAGTTTCTGTTTGGCCAGCTCCAATCaagccccagcagcactgggataAAGAGGAAGCT ACCTCTGATGCTTGACAATGGGATCTCAGCTCCACCTGTGTCCAAGTTCAGCCGGCATTTGTCTGCAGACCCCCTCCACGACCCCTATTTCATACAGTCG CCATCGACAGAGCCTGCCTCTTGCTTAAACAGCCCTGCAATCACTGGAGGACCCATCATATCTGATGTTACTGAAGCATCACCATCCAACATCATGAATATGCAATCCCCTCCTGAAAATGACAG GGAGAAGTGCCTCATGCTGATCAAGGAAGAGCCAGCGAGCCCTGGAGTGAAAGCCAGCGTGGAGCCCGAGGTGCCCCTGCCCGGCTGCCGGGCCTGCTCCGAGCCCCCGGTGCTGCCGGTGGCCATGGTTCAGTCTGTGCTGGAGGGCAAGGGCAGCTGTGGTGCAGTCCCACCAGGGACCTCCCAACCACCcgagaggagaggcaggagggcaCTGCTGGACAG AACAGATATTTCAGACCCATTGGAGGGCACCGACTGGAGTTtggaggggctgcagctgctgctgaggagccaGCAGTACAGCCTGGAGCCTGCCAGCCTCTTGGAT GTCTTTAATCCCAATTTATCTCTGAGTGAGTGGAATTTGACTGAAATGGAAGCCAGTCTGTCCCCG ATGCAGCGACTCACAGTGGATCTGGAGAAGAGTGCAACTGAGCTGCCCCCAAAAGTGTTCAACCCACCATTCAACAACACCTGCCCAG GGAAAGATGTCATTCCTGAAAGTGCCCAGCAGTTCCTCCTCGACCGTCAGTCCATCTTTGGGAATGACCTCATCAGCTTGCCTGAAAATTCATCACTTTATGTTCCTTCTGAAAATATAGCTTCCTACATGTCCTCTGTGGGTGTCCAAGGGGATATCCCCCTAAACCTGAGTTCTTCAATGGACAACAGCCAGTGA